Proteins from one Penicillium digitatum chromosome 2, complete sequence genomic window:
- a CDS encoding Fungal chitosanase, putative: MMTYSRSIPFALLALFGSTGLAQRVDGPEFNKPYAGTPGSYFAASPSIPVAALHSAAAKASTAVPDGTYPINGDRGAKRVTIHTDWTNFDEGAAFVFVADMDVDCDGLDYECKGNPDGQDETNFGALAAYEVPFYVVPDRFGHTFRHVLPGNNIGAIICDGKMFYGIFGDTDADSPEVIGEASWLMARTCFPNDDLNGNSGHGNPDVTYIVFTGNDAVLPGSAVTDKYITDFTALRTMGDRLVTALAQNLQLSGGSDSGSSPAPAASCEWEGHCEGAPCQYGSQCSGQLVCKSGKCAPV; this comes from the exons ATGATGACCTACAGCCGCTCAATTCCCTTCGCTCTCCTTGCCTTATTCGGCAGCACCGGCCTCGCGCAGAGGGTGGATGGCCCCGAGTTCAACAAGCCGTACGCCGGCACCCCAGGAAGCTATTTCGCTGCTAGCCCTTCCATCCCCGTCGCTGCTTTACACAGCGCTGCGGCGAAGGCCAGCACCGCGGTGCCGGATGGAACCTACCCTATCAATGGCGACAGGGGAGCGAAGAGGGTTACCATCCACACCGACTGGACCAACTTCGACGAG GGTGCCGCATTCGTTTTCGTGGCGGATATGGATGTCGACTGCGACGGTCTTGACTACGAGTGCAAG GGAAACCCCGATGGACAGGACGAGACCAACTTCGGTGCTTTGGCTGCCTACGAAGTGCCGTTCTATGTGGTTCCCGACAGATTTGGACACACGTTCAGACACGTGCTTCCCGGAAACAACATCGGTGCCATTATCTG TGACGGAAAGATGTTCTACGGTATCTTCGGAGACACCGATGCCGATTCCCCCGAGGTTATCGGCGAGGCCTCGTGGTTGATGGCCCGCACCTGCTTCCCCAATGACGACCTGAATGGCAACAGTGGCCACGGTAATCCCGATGTGACCT ACATTGTCTTCACTGGCAATGATGCGGTGCTGCCCGGCAGTGCTGTCACCGACAAGTATATCACCGACTTCACCGCTCTGCGCACTATGGGTGACAGGCTCGTGACTGCTCTTGCGCAGAACCTCCAGTTGTCCGGTGGAAGTGATAGCGGCTCTAGCCCCGCCCCTGCTGCGAGCTGCGAGTGGGAGGGACACTGTGAAG GCGCTCCTTGTCAGTACGGAAGTCAGTGCTCGGGTCAGCTGGTCTGCAAGAGTGGAAAGTGTGCCCCAGTTTGA
- a CDS encoding Ser/Thr protein phosphatase family protein, with translation MSAAKSANTIFPITAFTSDLQPDFILQYLPSSSEHGPVRRRLVIVGDVHGMRKSLEALLDQVGFNKSKGDHLVLVGDLVNKGPDSPGVVDLAMKLGASAVRGNHENAVLNAAAEINATHDREGLGCPGGLPGSPAIPKPPEVGATVRDSEIPDKSGSATMTDTPTSHSTALGLLKRQLQWLAALPLIVRVKLPHVRTSSVGDALIVVHAGLVPGLSLKDQDPHTVMHMRSLVRASGNEERFIPAEIPGEESWVVEWDRWQDRQASKTTVIFGHDAKRGLQLGKYAIGLDSGCLYGHQLSAVVITAFDGKIEHHIVQVDCADTPIAPTASVKEGEKIVVRRLAVVAPNGFYSDLTVKD, from the exons ATGTCCGCTGCGAAATCTGCCAACACGATCTTTCCAATCACAGCATTCACGTCAGACCTGCAGCCGGACTTTATTCTGCAGTACCTCCCATCGTCGTCCGAACATGGCCCTGTCCGTAGACGCTTGGTCATTGTAGGCGATGTGCACGGAATGAGAAAGTCCCTCGAAGCACTTCTAGACCAAGTCGGCTTCAACAAATCCAAGGGAGATCACCTTGTGCTAGTTGGTGACCTAGTCAATAAGGGGCCCGACAGTCCTGGTGTTGTTGATCTGGCTATGAAGCTAGGCGCCAGCGCCGTGAGAGGCAACCACGAAAATGCAGTTCTTAATGCGGCCGCGGAGATCAACGCCACACACGACAGGGAGGGTCTAGGGTGCCCTGGGGGCTTGCCTGGCAGTCCGGCCATACCTAAACCCCCCGAGGTCGGGGCAACTGTTCGAGATTCCGAGATTCCCGACAAATCTGGATCAGCTACAATGACCGACACCCCTACATCGCATAGTACGGCATTGGGACTTTTGAAGCGCCAGCTTCAATGGCTTGCCGCTTTGCCTTTGATCGTGCGCGTCAAGTTACCTCATGTCCGAACTTCCTCTGTTGGCGACGCTCTAATCGTCGTCCATGCGGGCCTCGTTCCCGGTCTCTCGCTTAAAGACCAGGATCCGCATACAGTAATGCACATGCGGAGTCTTGTCCGTGCATCGGGCAACGAAGAGAGATTCATCCCGGCTGAAATTCCCGGAGAAGAAAGTTGGGTGGTGGAATGGGACCGGTGGCAAGATAGGCAAGCATCCAAGACTACAGTGATCTTCGGACACGATGCCAAGCGTGGATTGCAGTTGGGCAAGTATGCCATTGGACTGGATTCGGGGTGTTTATACGGGCATCAATTAAGTGCGGTTGTGATTACGGCGTTCGACGGGAAGATTGAACATCATATTGTTCAAGTCGACTGCGCTGATACACCTATAGCCCCAACGGCATCTGTGAAAGAGGGCGAAAAGATCGTAGTT AGGAGGCTGGCAGTCGTA GCACCCAACGGTTTTTATTCAGATCTCACAGTCAAAGACTAG
- a CDS encoding Endo alpha-1,4 polygalactosaminidase, putative, with protein MGRQVLGTKTKLLASCVVGLLLLLAIGMGSQAELGAGHSQRKRFKRDQTSTPSTTIWQPAVGVKWQIQLVNPVEDTTVDADIWDIDLFDNSAETITTLQNKGRKVICYFSSGTYEDWRPDRNKFQSTDFGNNLDDWPGERWLNIKSSHVRAIMSARLDLAQQKGCDGVDPDNIDGYQNENGLGLTEADSIEFLGFLAEESHSRGMSIGLKNGGDLIGSVIEKMQWSVNEQCVEYNECEIYAAFTEVNKPVFHIEYSGETFESGGAADTLDSATETTTKSKATGTSITTATVAVTVNPASTSASASATSTAADAIKHDSIDCNTATDEEDAEDEEDSMKGEASSDLRARAVLSSKVKTSACNAENAGKFSTVIKNVNLDAWVEYC; from the coding sequence ATGGGCAGGCAGGTCCTAGGAACCAAAACAAAGCTCCTAGCATCATGCGTTGTGggcctcctcctcctccttgccATCGGGATGGGTTCCCAAGCAGAGCTCGGAGCTGGACACAGCCAGAGGAAGAGGTTCAAGCGCGACCAGACTAGCACTCCCAGCACCACAATCTGGCAACCAGCAGTGGGCGTCAAATGGCAAATCCAACTCGTCAACCCCGTCGAAGACACCACCGTTGACGCCGACATCTGGGACATCGACCTCTTCGACAACAGCGCCGAGACTATCACTACTCTCCAAAACAAAGGCCGAAAGGTCATCTGCTACTTCTCTTCCGGCACGTACGAAGACTGGCGCCCGGATAGGAACAAGTTTCAAAGCACAGACTTCGGCAACAACCTGGACGATTGGCCAGGGGAGCGCTGGCTGAACATCAAGTCGAGTCACGTTCGCGCGATTATGAGTGCGCGGCTGGATCTAGCGCAGCAGAAGGGCTGCGATGGTGTCGATCCAGATAACATTGATGGATATCAAAATGAGAATGGTCTTGGATTGACCGAGGCTGATTCGATTGAGTTCTTGGGTTTCCTGGCGGAGGAATCGCACTCTCGTGGCATGTCGATCGGGTTGAAGAATGGCGGGGATCTTATCGGCTCGGTTATTGAAAAGATGCAGTGGTCGGTCAACGAGCAGTGTGTGGAGTATAACGAGTGTGAGATCTATGCCGCCTTCACCGAAGTCAATAAGCCGGTTTTTCATATTGAATATTCTGGGGAGACTTTCGAGTCTGGTGGCGCGGCGGATACTTTGGACTCGGCTACCGAGACTACCACTAAGAGCAAGGCTACCGGCACTTCCATTACCACTGCCACTGTGGCTGTGACTGTCAACCCTGCATCTACGTCTGCGTCTGCGTCTGCTACCTCCACCGCTGCCGATGCTATCAAGCATGACAGCATTGATTGTAACACTGCCACCGATGAAGAGGACGcggaggacgaggaagacaGCATGAAAGGCGAGGCAAGCTCCGATCTCCGAGCCAGGGCCGTTCTCTCCTCCAAGGTGAAGACGTCCGCCTGCAACGCAGAAAACGCCGGCAAGTTCTCAACTGTAATTAAGAACGTGAACCTCGATGCCTGGGTTGAATATTGCTAG
- a CDS encoding Eukaryotic translation initiation factor subunit eIF2B-gamma, putative — MPHTGPMDFQALILCGPGSSLNTFTSRPEEYPKCLIQVANRPMVFYAIDFCRRSGITDITLITPPLSSPPLRAALDQNPYLTSFYSPSVSVVAPKDLEMTMGTAQLLRLPEVQRCITTNFLLLPCDIICEVNGHSILEAWIGNQWVLEDSNAANVVHHASLPITSYFDRQLESRSGGLAVYYQTDNGEESIQGEATDFIAIAPLQQNEAPVVPRPEGALVPRFGLSQLLMSMPMITIKEKMEQDKGLLIRHSLVKNSPRIRMLTTFRDAHVYVFPYWVKDLVHYQKKLDSVSEDLVGTWAKSAWQKGLGDKLGLTKDFNEDTTPTQEREFTPESSHTGAFVDQVIDIRDMSTTRARSSSDLNLDQFYQSTELPQMLAYVHRGSIPFIRRVDNTGILLSTSLLLAKLPSIEEVGPTAASPFAHSHKVAYPEGVASPSNITKKDCLLGENVIVASGAVIKESVIGANCQIDGAARILRCVLMEGVVVETRAQLTGCVIGRRARIGHESVLRGCEVQDANVIPKETNARDEKFMVSELCV, encoded by the exons ATGCCACACACGGGTCCCATGGACTTCCAGGCCCTGATCCTGTGTGGCCCTGGAAGCTCACTCAATACGTTCACATCTAGACCGGAGGAGTATCCAAAGTGCCTGATTCAAGTCGCAAACAGGCCCATGGTGTTCTATGCAATTGACTTTTGCAGACGATCAGGTATCACTG ATATCACATTGATCACTCCTCCACTGTCCTCCCCTCCCCTTCGAGCGGCCTTGGATCAAAACCCTTATCTAACCTCATTCTATTCCCCTTCGGTCTCGGTCGTTGCACCGAAAGACCTCGAGATGACAATGGGAACCGCCCAGCTGCTCCGCCTCCCCGAAGTGCAGAGATGTATCACCACCAATTTCCTGCTTCTTCCCTGTGACATCATCTGTGAAGTCAATGGTCATTCAATCCTTGAGGCGTGGATTGGCAATCAGTGGGTTCTGGAGGATAGCAATGCCGCTAATGTTGTTCACCACGCATCCCTTCCTATCACGTCTTACTTCGATCGTCAGCTGGAATCTCGTTCCGGTGGTCTGGCTGTGTACTATCAAACCGACAACGGAGAGGAGAGCATCCAAGGAGAAGCCACGGATTTCATAGCGATTGCACCACTCCAGCAGAACGAAGCCCCCGTTGTCCCCCGCCCCGAGGGAGCGTTGGTCCCACGATTCGGTCTATCCCAACTCCTCATGTCAATGCCAATGATTACAATCAAGGAGAAAATGGAACAAGACAAAGGCCTGCTAATTCGCCATTCTCTTGTCAAGAACAGTCCACGCATCAGAATGCTCACCACCTTCCGCGATGCCCACGTTTACGTCTTCCCCTACTGGGTCAAAGACCTCGTGCACTACCAAAAGAAACTTGATTCCGTTAGCGAGGACTTAGTCGGCACCTGGGCGAAGTCAGCATGGCAGAAAGGTCTCGGCGACAAGCTAGGATTGACCAAGGACTTCAACGAAGACACCACCCCCACCCAGGAGAGAGAGTTCACTCCTGAGAGCAGCCATACCGGCGCCTTTGTCGATCAAGTAATCGACATCAGGGACATGAGCACTACTCGAGCTCGCTCGAGCTCCGATCTCAATTTAGACCAGTTCTATCAATCTACCGAACTGCCACAGATGCTAGCCTACGTTCACCGAGGATCAATTCCGTTCATCCGACGAGTTGATAACACAGGCATTCTCCTTTCAACTTCCCTTCTCCTCGCAAAATTGCCCTCTATTGAAGAGGTTGGTCCCACGGCAGCGTCGCCTTTCGCCCACAGTCATAAAGTTGCTTACCCCGAAGGCGTGGCTTCGCCTAGCAATATTACAAAGAAAGATTGTCTGCTCGGTGAGAATGTGATTGTTGCCAGCGGTGCTGTGATTAAGGAGAGTGTGATCGGTGCAAACTGCCAGATTGATGGTGCTGCCCGTATCCTTCGTTGTGTTTTGATGGAGGGGGTTGTTGTGGAGACCAGGGCTCAGTTGACTGGGTGTGTGATTGGTCGACGAGCTCGAATCGGTCATGAATCTGTGCTAAGAGGATGTGAGGTCCAGGATGCTAATGTCATTCCAAAGGAGACAAATGCTCGGGATGAGAAGTTTATGGTTTCTGAGTTGTGTGTGTAG
- a CDS encoding Zinc metallopeptidase, putative: MVKEDKNNDLADVINHYRPDLKPFEDVYRHLHTNPELSGQEEQTAKIASDHLKTSGFEVHTKIGGHGVAGVLRNGTGPTLLLRADMDALPVEEQTGLPYASTRHVKDKTGADRPVMHACGHDSHVATLMAAATLLQCARDHWSGTLICIFQPAEENLDGAQAMLDDGLYDKIPKPELVLAQHVMRARAGTINLRAGPLLTAADAFDVRIFGRGGHGSAPHTTIDPIVIGAAIVMRLQTIVSREVTPGKLAVVTCGSIHAGQSPNIIPAYLDLQLNVRTYDAEVRKRVHASIRRIVEGECLAAGAEKKPEIKLTSSTPSTINDGKTIDALRETFQPYFGDRLVEMEPPSASEDFSLLATAVGAPYVMWMFGGTDPQTWDDAVAKGTVDELPSNHSPFYAPVIQPTLRTGVDALALGALTFLKTG, from the exons ATG GTGAAAG AAGACAAGAACAATGACCTGGCCGACGTCATCAATCACTACCGACCAGACTTAAAGCCCTTCGAAGATGTTTATCGCCACCTACACACCAATCCCGAATTATCAGGCCAAGAAGAGCAAACTGCCAAAATAGCCTCCGACCACCTCAAAACCAGCGGCTTCGAAGTCCACACTAAAATCGGCGGCCATGGCGTGGCAGGTGTCCTCCGAAACGGAACGGGCCCAACGCTCCTCCTACGGGCGGACATGGACGCATTACCCGTAGAAGAACAAACCGGCCTACCATACGCAAGCACCCGACACGTCAAAGACAAAACCGGAGCCGATAGGCCCGTAATGCATGCCTGCGGACACGACTCCCACGTTGCAACGCTCATGGCCGCCGCGACGCTCCTGCAGTGCGCACGCGACCACTGGTCCGGAACCTTGATCTGTATCTTTCAGCCCGCCGAGGAAAACCTCGATGGTGCACAGGCAATGCTGGATGACGGGCTATACGATAAGATCCCGAAGCCGGAGCTTGTGCTTGCGCAGCATGTAATGCGGGCGCGCGCGGGAACAATCAATCTCCGTGCTGGCCCGCTGCTGACTGCCGCCGATGCCTTCGATGTGCGCATCTTTGGTCGTGGGGGTCATGGGTCTGCGCCGCATACGACTATCGATCCGATTGTCATTGGTGCGGCGATCGTCATGCGCTTGCAGACTATCGTGTCGCGAGAGGTCACGCCGGGCAAGTTGGCTGTTGTTACCTGTGGCAGTATTCATGCTGGGCAGTCACCGAATATCATCCCGGCGTATCTGGATCTACAGTTGAATGTGCGGACGTACGATGCGGAGGTGCGGAAGCGTGTGCATGCTTCTATCCGTCGCATCGTCGAGGGTGAATGTCTGGCTGCTGGGGCCGAGAAGAAGCCGGAAATTAAGCTTACTTCCTCGACGCCATCGACGATTAATGATGGGAAGACGATTGATGCCCTCCGTGAGACTTTCCAGCCGTACTTTGGTGATCGGCTGGTTGAAATGGAGCCCCCGTCTGCTAGTGAGGACTTTTCTTTACTGGCCACCGCTGTGGGTGCGCCATATGTTATGTGGATGTTTGGTGGAACTGATCCTCAGACTTGGGATGATGCGGTTGCTAAGGGGACTGTTGATGAACTGCCGAGTAACCACTCGCCGTTCTATGCGCCTGTTATCCAGCCAACATTGCGTACCGGTGTGGACGCTCTGGCACTCGGGGCTTTGACTTTCTTGAAGACAGGATGA
- a CDS encoding Zinc alcohol dehydrogenase, putative gives MASAQPTEMKAWLYSSTTNGLEKNLNFDASARAPPAVHGNNVLVQVLSASLNPADYKVPEMGLVARKLVIGTPASPGMDFCGRVVVTGDDATEFLPGQLVHGCLSKPGQFGSLGEYLVTSANLLAPVPEGVEVDHAACIGIAGQTAYQSLAGYVSAGDKVFINGGSGGCGIFAIQIAKEMGCHVTTTCSTKNVEFCRGLGADEVIDYTTEEDLVATLRRRAVVFDHIVDHIGYPAPMYRESHHFLAAGKTFVQVGASSVGTFVDRLVWPSFLGGGQRKYVIFFFKNTREDLVKIGEWVQKGAVKIRLDTAYELEDAVKAFEKLRSVRARGKIIVHVAKP, from the coding sequence ATGGCATCTGCCCAACCCACAGAAATGAAAGCCTGGCTCTACTCCAGCACAACCAACGGCCTAGAAAAGAATCTCAATTTCGACGCGTCGGCACGCGCGCCACCAGCCGTCCACGGCAACAATGTCCTAGTCCAAGTCCTCTCAGCCTCGCTGAATCCCGCCGACTACAAAGTTCCCGAGATGGGCCTAGTAGCCCGAAAACTCGTCATCGGCACACCcgcctcaccgggaatggACTTCTGTGGACGCGTAGTTGTCACCGGCGACGACGCGACCGAGTTTCTACCCGGCCAGCTCGTGCACGGATGCCTCAGCAAGCCCGGTCAATTCGGCTCTTTGGGTGAGTACCTCGTGACGTCTGCAAATCTGCTTGCGCCTGTGCCGGAAGGTGTGGAGGTTGATCATGCGGCGTGTATCGGTATTGCCGGACAGACGGCGTACCAGTCGCTGGCTGGATATGTCAGTGCAGGCGATAAAGTGTTTATTAACGGAGGTTCTGGGGGGTGTGGAATATTTGCGATTCAAATTGCTAAGGAGATGGGGTGTCATGTTACGACGACTTGTTCGACGAAGAATGTGGAGTTTTGTCGTGGGCTGGGTGCTGATGAGGTCATTGATTACACCACTGAGGAAGATTTGGTTGCTACGCTGCGTCGTCGTGCGGTTGTCTTTGATCATATTGTTGATCATATTGGATACCCTGCGCCGATGTATCGTGAGTCGCATCACTTCTTGGCGGCCGGGAAGACGTTTGTGCAGGTTGGTGCGTCGAGCGTGGGCACTTTTGTTGATAGGCTGGTCTGGCCGAGTTTCTTGGGCGGTGGACAGAGGAAGTATgttatcttcttcttcaagaatACTCGTGAGGATCTTGTGAAGATCGGCGAATGGGTGCAGAAGGGGGCTGTCAAGATCCGGCTGGATACTGCCTATGAGCTTGAGGATGCTGTAAAGGCATTCGAGAAGCTCCGCTCTGTCCGGGCTAGAGGAAAGATTATTGTACATGTGGCCAAGCCATGA